The sequence below is a genomic window from Brienomyrus brachyistius isolate T26 unplaced genomic scaffold, BBRACH_0.4 scaffold74, whole genome shotgun sequence.
ATGAGCTGAACTGGGCCTGACATGCCAACCTATTAAATTACAAGTAGTTCTTGCATAACTTGATTCAAACTACTTTCTTAGTCTCATTTGAGTGAATTTGCAATTCATCAGTTCGTTTTTCTATTGTACCTTTctaaagaatatatatatattatcagTGTATATTTATCCAGGATTTCTCCCAGATTCCCCACTTAGACATAACATCGATTTCAGCTGATTCCACTCGAGCCATTCGGACTTTAATACTGAGGAAGGTATCTAGGAGGAACACGCACGTAGCTGTGTGTTCGTTTGGAGTATGGCTGTAGCCCCAGTACACGTAACTCACGTAGTTCCGCATGAACATTCACATCGCGCATAAATGGGCGTGGCCATTGAGTCCTTCCGTTTTAAGCCCCGCGACCCATCAAAAATTGTTACTTGCTATAAACTCAGTCCTACGTCCTTTCAAAGGGGATCGCTTGAAAACACTTCGCACAAGTCGTAAGTATATAACGCAAGGCTATTACTTTAAAATTTGGTTGATAATGAATAGACATAACTTAAAACTCAACTGTCACGCTGTTTAGCACGGGGATTGAATTTGGCTACGTTTTTCTGTCActttaatgtttacattgtatcaGATAGATATATGTTAAATCGTGTCGCATTCAACGTTTTAAGATTTTTAATGAATCCGGCGAAATCTGGCTTTTTAAAAGCCGCCTCCCCCTATTTTACCAATTTTTTAGCCATTATattcaattatttttattttacaatcGGCTGCTTAACTAAAGCAtatcaaataaaaaatgatTTTCAGTTAAATGTTCACTGAATCTCTTTCGTCACCTAAATCAGATTATTGAACAACTGTACGTTCTGTAACTGAGTCAAAGGCTGAATCAGCAGAATACTAGCAAACCGTACCGTCAGATCTATTACTCACCacttctctctttttcttcaTAATTAGCTGAATTTTAAAGAAATGGAGAATATCCAAGAACTCATCCAGTTTGCCAAGGAAATTCGAAGTCAGAAGCCCAGCAATGGCATGATGAAATTGTACCTGATAGGCTCCATGCTTGCACTCTTTGGGGTGATGGTTGGGTTTGTGGAGACGGTGTTACAGCCTTTCTATACCCATGAGCCCATGGACGAGGAGATGACACAGCTTGTCCTTCTGGAGCAGCAACAAGCTGAAAAGAAGCTGAGGTGGAGAATGGAGGCAGCAGCAGTCCTGGAGGAGGACATGGGATTGAAAAGCAGGCAGCAGGCAATGCTTGCGAGGAGGAACTCGGCCAACCGGCTGCATGCATCGTAAGGGTGGCCTTCATCAATGTGCCTACTCAGCAGATATGTAAACACAGCCAAGCTTCTGCAGGTCCACCCTTAAAAAGTTATCTTGATGATGATTGGGCTAGATGTTTGTAGACCCAAGGTTTTGTGGAAGATCATGCTGTTGGGGAATCGGGGTCGTTGCTGCTGTGCAGCAGAAATCTGGAGATGTTTTATGATGCCATATCTGATGGTGCTCGTCATCTTACACTTGTCTGTGCAtgaatttatattttttaaatcgaATAAACTTTTTATTTAAGCAAGTTCTGTGGTTCATTTCATTCTTTATAAAACTGGCTCACAAGTTTTGCAACTGCTGCTGATGACAACAAATAATCCCAAACTGATTTGCACTTAGCTGGGTTCATCAGGAATAATATGTAGCAGGTACCCGCAAGATTTTAGTAGCTTCAGTGCTCAGCATTTTGCTGACTTGCATACAGTTAAAACGGGAATTCTGAATACAACCAGACTTTCCTAATGTGGACTGAAGCGGTAGATGTGCTTTAATGGAAGCTTTCTAGAATAAATACAATGTAAGTTTCACAATATTTTATGGAGATCCATAGGTATGATGAAAGGATAAATTGTGGCACCTATTACAGACCTTAAACAGTAATATCCACAAAATCCTACCTTC
It includes:
- the LOC125726660 gene encoding G0/G1 switch protein 2-like, which codes for MENIQELIQFAKEIRSQKPSNGMMKLYLIGSMLALFGVMVGFVETVLQPFYTHEPMDEEMTQLVLLEQQQAEKKLRWRMEAAAVLEEDMGLKSRQQAMLARRNSANRLHAS